A window of Flavobacteriales bacterium contains these coding sequences:
- a CDS encoding 3-deoxy-D-manno-octulosonic acid transferase, with translation MSDKISSEDKTIWMHSASLGEYQQGKPVLDLLKEKFPSYKIIITFFSSSGYDVIKKQNVSDTVFYMPLDTISNVRRFLDIVNPTLVLFVKYEFWFNYLLELQKRAIPTVFISSIFRDQQYFFSWYGKWFLNILKKTDYFFVQDDTSNKLLEKHGFNNSIITGDSRFDRVHKQEQNKKPVGIIVAFKANSKLLIAGSTWNKDIETICDFINQDIENLKFIIAPHEVNTE, from the coding sequence ACAAGGCAAACCTGTTCTTGACCTTTTAAAAGAAAAATTCCCATCCTATAAAATCATTATTACTTTTTTCTCATCGTCAGGGTATGATGTTATCAAAAAACAAAATGTCTCAGATACTGTTTTTTATATGCCTTTGGATACAATATCTAATGTCAGGCGTTTTTTAGATATAGTTAACCCCACTCTCGTACTATTTGTGAAATATGAATTTTGGTTTAACTATCTACTTGAACTTCAAAAAAGGGCCATTCCAACTGTTTTTATTTCTTCAATATTCCGAGATCAACAATACTTTTTCTCATGGTATGGAAAATGGTTCTTAAATATTTTAAAAAAAACAGATTACTTCTTTGTACAAGATGATACTTCAAATAAATTATTGGAAAAACATGGATTTAACAACTCAATTATAACCGGAGATTCTAGATTTGACAGAGTCCACAAGCAAGAACAAAACAAAAAACCAGTCGGAATAATCGTTGCCTTTAAAGCTAATTCCAAACTACTGATTGCAGGGAGCACCTGGAATAAAGACATAGAAACTATTTGCGATTTTATTAATCAGGATATAGAAAACTTAAAATTCATAATCGCCCCACATGAAGTAAATACAGAAT